The Cytobacillus firmus genome segment ATGGTTCAATATCCGGATTTAAATCAGCTTTTTTCAAAAAGTGTCATACACAAAATGAAGATTCTTTTAGATCGGATAAATATGAATGCGCTTACATCCGAACAGAGGGTTGCATTGCTTCTTCAGAATGTTTGTGATGAATTCAAAAATTACGAAATACCACTATCACAACAGGATCTCTCCAGTTGTACTGGTTTAACTAGAATAACAGTGTATAAGGTTTTAAAAGAATGGAAAGAGAAGGGCATTATAGACACAGACAATAAAAAATATTACATAAAAAAACCAGATTTCCTAAGAAACCTAGTCAAGCAGTCATATTAATCATTATCGATGATAGCTTTTAATTTATTCATATCCTTAATAAGGATTTGCCTGTTTATTAATGTTATGTAATTTGCTTTTTTCCATTTTTGAATCACTTTATTTACAGTAATCCTTGAAGCCCCAATATATTTGGAAAATGCAGTCTGATTCATGGATACCTTCCCGTTTTCTTCTGCCAATTTGATAAGATAATAGGCCATCTGGTGTTCAACAGGACTATCCATGAAGGTGATTATATCTGCTAGCGTCCGGAATTTATAAATAAGAGAATCGGTATAAATTTCAGCTGCATTAGAATGCTTTTTACAAATAGTAGTGTAGACATCATCAGAGAAGAAATAGATTTCAGAGGGAAGTATGGTAATCGCACTTGTAAGATATTGTTCGCCTTGAATTCCATGTTCACCAAATAGCATGCCTGAGGGAACTATATTGATAATACGCTCATCTCCTTTATCAGATAGGAGGGTAATCTTTATTTCACCTTTACGTAAATAATAGAAGCCTTTACCTTTTTCACCCTGGCGATAAATCACCTTATTCTTATCTGCGTTAAATAATTGACCATAATGCAAATACGGCTCCCACCTATTGCGGAGCTTATTCATGTGCTCACCTTCTTTATGAATATTTTATAACTCAATTAATCAGGTGTATGTTTTATTGCTGCAAATCTATTAATTAATAATAAATATAACATTTATCTATATTTCTAAACAATCACTTCATCTAGCGGGATAAAAATAAAAACCCCTTCCAAAAAGAAGAGGATTAAAACGAAACTAAATATCCTGGAATTGCAGCGGGATATCCTCATTATTGCTTGCAATTAAACTTTCGATACTCTTTGTCACCTTCGTCGTATAACTGAAATCCCCATAGCAATATGGGTAGCGGAAGTTATTTTTGTCGCCACCGCAGTTATAAATCTGCGGATTCTTTTCCGCCTGGGCAAGAGAAAATTCTTTTGCAATCTCCTCGCTATGCTTCCCGCCCTTCTGGGATACATAATCAATATATCCGATTCCCATATTATAAGCCTGAATAATGGTTGGAAAAT includes the following:
- a CDS encoding Crp/Fnr family transcriptional regulator; protein product: MNKLRNRWEPYLHYGQLFNADKNKVIYRQGEKGKGFYYLRKGEIKITLLSDKGDERIINIVPSGMLFGEHGIQGEQYLTSAITILPSEIYFFSDDVYTTICKKHSNAAEIYTDSLIYKFRTLADIITFMDSPVEHQMAYYLIKLAEENGKVSMNQTAFSKYIGASRITVNKVIQKWKKANYITLINRQILIKDMNKLKAIIDND
- a CDS encoding Crp/Fnr family transcriptional regulator, which encodes MVTVYEHVFHWEDYLKLGKRRFIRKKEHIYTQGTNGDGFYFLHKGLVKIVTVTATEKERVLNIVIPNQLLGVQSLDQKKHFTTAVAVKDSVVYHFSSEEFRDFMVQYPDLNQLFSKSVIHKMKILLDRINMNALTSEQRVALLLQNVCDEFKNYEIPLSQQDLSSCTGLTRITVYKVLKEWKEKGIIDTDNKKYYIKKPDFLRNLVKQSY